One window of the Dreissena polymorpha isolate Duluth1 chromosome 5, UMN_Dpol_1.0, whole genome shotgun sequence genome contains the following:
- the LOC127882259 gene encoding uncharacterized protein LOC127882259 — MKFIIIPLLCTSLTASFAQTIAVDKVVRNFLLEGLWADEHVISEHSTRSVSECAMKCRLTDTCASFFYRPVAPQCQLIPFIRYIPEFLIQSAGSKYYTLESATNFSLPPTPADPFSYNTFLLSDGSVTSFRVVQTRMNFTAAQDNCAADGATLARITTVPKMQLFQYILRSWGGNPELSDHWISGLPQGGQWVTELNEVIPPTRDFWLPQILSAYSNQEPELRVVMFYMSFFFNRLHYSEGLFSICEKL; from the exons ATGAAATTCATTATAATCCCACTATTATGTACAA GTTTAACCGCATCTTTCGCTCAAACGATTGCCGTAGACAAAGTGGTTCGCAATTTCCTATTAGAGGGTTTGTGGGCCGATGAACACGTTATATCAGAGCATTCGACAAGAAGTGTGTCCGAATGCGCAATGAAATGTAGACTCACGGACACATGCGCATCGTTCTTCTATAGACCTGTTGCACCGCAGTGTCAGCTCATCCCTTTTATACG GTACATACCCGAGTTTCTAATCCAGTCCGCTGGATCAAAGTACTACACACTGGAATCAG CTACGAACTTTTCTCTTCCCCCTACACCCGCCGACCCATTTTCGTACAACACGTTTTTGCTGTCTGACGGCTCCGTAACATCCTTCCG AGTGGTTCAAACGAGAATGAACTTCACGGCGGCCCAAGACAACTGCGCAGCTGACGGGGCGACACTGGCTCGCATTACAACCGTACCAAAGATGCAGCTGTTTCAGTACATCTTGAGGTCCTGGG GAGGAAATCCGGAATTATCTGACCATTGGATAAGTGGTTTGCCTCAAGGTGGTCAATGGGTAACTGAACTTAATGAAGTCATTCCGCCAACAAGGGACTTCTGGCTTCCACAAATCTTGAGCGCCTACTCAAACCAAGAACCAGAATTGCGTGTCGTAATGTTTTACATGTCATTTTTTTTCAACCGCCTACATTATTCAGAAGGTCTTTTCTCCATTTGTGAAAAATTATAA
- the LOC127882260 gene encoding uncharacterized protein LOC127882260 yields the protein MGCSCEKLQLRTPCIIGNKADTKFAGTLTEAQIAIIKQNWHALEVHIANVGVITYVSMFESKPELIEVFEKFKGRDIGDLQSNGLLRQHALKVMATIDKCISRIDEPKNLATLLIETGVMHNTYKVPPEFIQIIFPHFLNAIKPYIEDYWSEDIANSWTTLFRIMTYYMEIGMNKGVLDVTLTSSHAERES from the exons ATGGGTTGTTCCTGTGAGAAACTCCAATTAAGGACTCCATGTATAATAGGGAATAAAGCGGATACCAAGTTTGCTGGGACATTAACGGAGGCGCAGATTGCgattataaaacaaaattggCATGCGTTAGAAGTTCATATAGCCAATGTAGGAGTTATTACATATGTCAG TATGTTTGAGAGTAAGCCGGAACTGATAGAAGTCTTTGAGAAATTTAAAGGACGAGATATCGGCGACCTTCAAAGTAACGGACTGCTCAGGCAGCATGCCTTAAAG GTGATGGCGACGATTGACAAGTGCATCTCCCGCATTGACGAGCCCAAGAATCTCGCGACGTTGCTAATCGAGACTGGTGTCATGCACAACACATACAAAGTTCCCCCGGAGTTTATACAG ATTATCTTCCCACATTTCCTGAACGCCATCAAGCCGTACATAGAAGACTACTGGTCAGAAGACATTGCTAACTCCTGGACGACTTTGTTTAGGATCATGACGTACTACATGGAGATTGGGATGAACAAGGGTGTACTAGACGTGACCTTAACCAGCAGTCATGCTGAACGAGAAAGCTAG
- the LOC127831078 gene encoding uncharacterized protein LOC127831078, whose translation MHYAQFSQRTTHIILVSFNPATNFTLPPTPAHPADYHTFLLSDGSVVSFRVIQIEMDFYSAQANCESEGATLARITTIAKMQLFQHILRSWGSVPALRDHWVSGIRPIVANTSDWITDFGEPIPSTRDFWQGGSLDYVYDNWLIEYPTYPMETEPCVVFYFPDFFLNNVPCVISLTYSICEKP comes from the exons atgcattatgcacagttttctcagagaACGACTCATATTATTCTTGTGTCATTTAATCCAGCCACAAACTTCACTCTGCCGCCGACGCCCGCCCATCCTGCTGATTACCACACGTTCCTGCTCTCTGACGGCTCCGTTGTTTCGTTCAG GGTTATTCAGATTGAAATGGACTTTTATTCGGCCCAAGCAAACTGCGAGTCGGAGGGAGCTACTTTAGCTCGAATAACCACCATCGCCAAGATGCAGCTGTTCCAACACATTCTGCGGTCTTGGG GATCAGTACCAGCCTTAAGAGACCACTGGGTTAGCGGAATAAGGCCAATCGTCGCCAATACAAGTGACTGGATAACGGATTTCGGCGAGCCCATACCTTCTACCCGGGACTTCTGGCAAGGCGGTTCCTTGGACTATGTGTATGACAACTGGCTGATTGAATATCCCACATACCCGATGGAAACAGAGCcttgtgttgtgttttatttCCCTGACTTCTTCTTGAATAATGTTCCGTGTGTGATATCCCTTACGTATTCAATATGTGAAAAACCATAA